The following are encoded together in the Blautia obeum ATCC 29174 genome:
- a CDS encoding tyrosine-type recombinase/integrase — MKNKSAKISTDQLFFSHTWNFLNVYLVKQVGRSQATAESYRDSLTIFKNYLVGELGKSISTFQFSDCTKECIYNFREYLLANGSQPSTVNVRVAAIRAYLNYASDMDISVQSVALAISQISPCKTIKKEKPILSDDALAAILSAPPNTKFGVRDRAILILLYDTAVRISELLNIRLCDIAMESKYPNIFITGKGNKERTIQLTAKAVEHLREYIRVYHSNSSKEAYLFSTTIKGVTDRMSVGNVQRIIKKYAALVSEKGVSLPDSVHCHMFRRTRATNLYQDGIAIELVSTVLGHARTDTTKSYYAKPSVEQLRDAMESVPTPVSDEAPMWEGNEDEMARLCGLR; from the coding sequence ATGAAGAATAAATCAGCAAAGATATCGACTGACCAGCTGTTCTTTTCTCACACATGGAACTTTCTAAATGTTTATTTGGTAAAGCAGGTCGGACGCAGTCAGGCTACAGCAGAATCCTACAGAGATTCCCTTACAATATTTAAAAACTACCTTGTAGGTGAATTAGGTAAATCCATAAGCACCTTTCAGTTTTCTGATTGTACCAAAGAATGTATTTATAATTTCAGAGAATATCTGCTTGCAAATGGCAGCCAGCCATCAACTGTAAATGTAAGAGTCGCGGCTATCCGTGCCTATCTGAACTATGCCTCGGATATGGACATATCAGTCCAGTCAGTTGCCCTGGCGATCAGTCAGATCTCACCATGCAAAACCATTAAAAAGGAAAAACCTATTTTGTCCGATGATGCACTTGCTGCAATACTGTCTGCACCGCCGAATACGAAATTCGGTGTACGAGACCGTGCTATTTTGATTCTTCTCTACGATACAGCTGTAAGAATCAGTGAGCTGCTTAATATTCGCCTATGTGATATCGCAATGGAATCAAAATATCCAAATATTTTCATAACCGGCAAAGGTAATAAAGAAAGAACCATACAATTAACAGCTAAAGCAGTCGAACACCTTAGGGAATATATACGTGTATATCACAGTAATTCTTCCAAAGAAGCATACTTATTTTCCACAACAATAAAAGGTGTAACAGACAGGATGTCCGTTGGAAATGTCCAGCGGATTATAAAAAAATATGCAGCTCTGGTCAGTGAAAAAGGGGTTAGTCTTCCGGATTCGGTTCACTGTCACATGTTCCGCCGAACCAGAGCCACAAATCTTTATCAGGATGGAATCGCCATTGAGCTGGTTTCTACAGTGTTAGGACATGCCAGAACTGATACAACCAAAAGCTACTATGCAAAGCCATCTGTTGAACAGCTTAGAGACGCAATGGAATCTGTTCCAACACCTGTATCTGATGAAGCACCAATGTGGGAGGGTAACGAAGATGAAATGGCAAGACTTTGTGGATTGCGCTAA
- a CDS encoding DUF3849 domain-containing protein, producing the protein MLQMLMFPFEAESVAYVVCNHFGLDTSEYSFSYIASWSSGKNMKELRASMDTIRKTSADMIGQIEEKLRELQIERPEQEAAVVEQTEEMSAMQYAEQTINRLEQERTIFNNDQRNLIVNFAYKLDDREATEKLAENLSESILNGNRETVLKLIGEAEEQIDSLPDSMIGLSELHEAGFYSESMLPLTRERAVELHHEGVTVYGLTGAVGGQEQSQRVMNLELDILQHDGLFGVTKFEWDNYRRSQETVMTPEEKAKIKETLLLESDGNRYGIYQINSGQEERGYQFLSLEAAKEMGFTVDGKDYQMVYSERLRDATTLDNLFERFNIERPNDFTGHSMSVSDVIIMNRGGRLTAYYVDSFGFTELPDFVAQRAEMLNANPVKAYPEVYMGTLEKAMQERNVDAYLDSRKLNIDCKNAIEQAIAEGFDGMRLNPDTAVSVVEKYGEERVAFVLANTLKQLSHDGRFSDGNKRWADGIDIPENISRGMDLNRDYIVGSHPAVLNGFIDMARKEIRTWKLEEVLGVKNQHITETTRGYEADGHTGTWYVMDMKTYHGERFFQMRNEEYGQDVADIIVSENGTLVAEDIWHGFDEGAREAISEYLEENGATVYDLMDIPEQATVILADGTVMKIMEQQPISTDTWEPTLTGQNLQGEEQKFSFFEIHKVRENNGIDLKMPENHYIDQYYVIEDLAAKGGMKIKRYKDLGAALGAYYSLPNHKMKALGIENTAPLRGSLDFIQCKNGIDTLIYDCQGEEGWLNPQIYNTFKDIRNSLVGHDTEIAYQIGEQYFTIQTVEDGYDYTFYDKDYLELDGGVYDNPDISISEAMENILEEEGLLLEDANVMDYEELYAEIEYAEEERMEKIQFERNCPKAFFDGYDREAALKNYEGITVQFKMSGMYLTVQPTEEGYKYLVYDQKLHEISGDACGNPEDSIQKAMYASLKNEGLEDVECVKVDDREFRDKVISHSKEVLASGDVRFTSELGRCETALNGMGRAEIEYEVLFHARAVLEEMGLENEVTLIGARIHGSRSRDDLYRADSDLDVVLSYRGNIREDSFFNELNSYGMAIAGIKIDINPISEERITLAEYIKESEAYLDQQEIKKLAVDLDNFSYEYDTYEYKDSVENREEQVEKITEDILNKDTAGLKDWLTEVSEESDIDSDVVTARSLLSRLENAETLSVFTRQPEQKQPEATITFYVAECMEFPVMGEYHENLTLEEALRIYETIPADRMNGIKGVGFELHDGSDYDGPYDLMRLGKVDREDVDMIQHYKESPLVQKAMDDVEKYFAQKQELTKIEEKPIQKENVPQPKSRKESVLQALRERQAKIKEQEQNTSKEKSKAHKKGDVTL; encoded by the coding sequence ATGCTTCAAATGTTAATGTTTCCATTTGAAGCAGAAAGTGTTGCCTATGTGGTATGTAACCATTTTGGACTGGACACATCAGAGTATTCTTTTTCCTATATTGCAAGCTGGTCTTCCGGTAAAAATATGAAAGAGCTTCGTGCTTCTATGGACACCATCCGTAAGACTTCTGCTGATATGATCGGACAGATTGAGGAAAAGCTCAGAGAACTTCAGATAGAAAGACCAGAGCAGGAAGCAGCCGTTGTGGAGCAGACAGAAGAAATGAGTGCCATGCAGTATGCAGAACAGACCATTAACCGTCTGGAGCAGGAACGGACGATTTTCAACAATGACCAGAGAAATCTTATCGTGAATTTTGCTTATAAACTGGATGATAGGGAAGCGACGGAAAAACTGGCAGAGAATCTTTCAGAATCTATTCTGAATGGAAATAGAGAAACGGTACTAAAACTGATTGGAGAAGCTGAGGAACAGATTGACAGTCTGCCGGATTCGATGATCGGTTTATCAGAACTGCACGAAGCCGGATTTTATTCAGAAAGTATGCTTCCACTTACCAGGGAACGGGCAGTGGAATTGCACCATGAGGGAGTAACGGTTTACGGACTGACCGGAGCAGTGGGTGGTCAGGAGCAGTCGCAAAGAGTTATGAATCTGGAACTGGATATTTTACAGCATGACGGGTTATTCGGAGTGACAAAATTTGAATGGGACAATTACCGGAGAAGTCAGGAAACGGTTATGACACCGGAAGAAAAAGCAAAGATCAAAGAAACACTTCTTTTAGAAAGTGATGGAAACCGCTATGGAATTTACCAGATCAACAGCGGACAGGAAGAAAGAGGGTATCAATTTTTAAGCCTGGAAGCGGCAAAAGAAATGGGATTTACCGTAGATGGCAAAGACTATCAGATGGTTTACAGTGAAAGACTGAGAGATGCTACGACACTGGATAACCTCTTTGAGCGTTTTAATATAGAACGACCAAACGATTTTACCGGACATTCCATGTCAGTCAGTGATGTGATCATTATGAACCGGGGCGGCAGATTAACCGCATACTATGTAGATTCTTTTGGATTTACAGAACTGCCGGACTTTGTGGCACAGAGAGCTGAAATGTTAAATGCCAATCCAGTAAAAGCATATCCGGAAGTTTATATGGGAACTTTGGAAAAGGCTATGCAGGAGAGAAATGTAGATGCTTATCTGGATTCCAGAAAACTGAATATCGACTGTAAAAATGCAATCGAACAGGCAATCGCAGAGGGCTTTGACGGTATGCGTTTAAATCCAGATACTGCAGTAAGCGTGGTTGAGAAATACGGGGAAGAACGGGTTGCCTTTGTTCTTGCAAATACATTGAAACAGCTTTCCCATGATGGAAGATTTTCTGATGGCAATAAACGATGGGCAGATGGCATTGATATTCCGGAAAATATCAGCCGGGGAATGGATCTGAACAGGGACTATATTGTGGGCAGTCATCCTGCAGTCCTGAATGGCTTCATTGATATGGCAAGAAAAGAAATCCGTACCTGGAAACTGGAGGAGGTGCTTGGTGTGAAAAATCAGCATATCACTGAAACTACAAGAGGATATGAAGCAGACGGACATACAGGCACTTGGTATGTGATGGATATGAAAACGTATCATGGGGAGCGATTTTTCCAGATGCGGAATGAGGAATACGGTCAGGACGTGGCGGATATTATCGTATCGGAAAATGGAACACTGGTGGCAGAAGACATCTGGCATGGATTTGATGAAGGAGCCAGGGAAGCTATTTCAGAATATCTGGAAGAAAATGGTGCAACGGTATATGACCTGATGGATATTCCAGAACAGGCAACAGTTATCTTAGCAGACGGAACAGTTATGAAAATCATGGAACAGCAGCCAATCAGTACGGACACATGGGAGCCGACACTGACCGGACAGAATCTGCAGGGGGAAGAACAGAAATTCAGTTTTTTCGAGATACATAAAGTCAGAGAAAATAATGGCATTGACCTGAAAATGCCAGAAAATCATTATATTGACCAATATTATGTGATCGAAGATCTGGCAGCAAAAGGTGGGATGAAGATTAAGCGATATAAGGATTTGGGAGCTGCCCTTGGAGCATATTACTCTCTGCCTAACCATAAAATGAAAGCTCTTGGGATTGAGAATACAGCACCGCTGCGAGGCAGTCTTGATTTTATCCAGTGTAAGAATGGAATAGATACTCTGATCTATGATTGTCAGGGAGAAGAAGGCTGGCTGAATCCGCAAATATACAATACCTTTAAGGATATACGAAATAGTCTGGTAGGGCATGATACAGAGATAGCATACCAGATTGGAGAGCAGTATTTTACAATCCAGACAGTAGAAGATGGTTATGATTATACATTCTATGATAAGGACTATCTTGAACTGGATGGTGGTGTCTACGATAATCCGGATATTTCTATTTCAGAAGCAATGGAGAACATTTTAGAGGAAGAAGGATTGCTCCTAGAAGATGCAAATGTGATGGATTATGAAGAACTGTATGCAGAAATTGAATATGCAGAAGAAGAGAGAATGGAGAAGATACAGTTTGAACGTAATTGTCCAAAGGCTTTTTTTGATGGTTATGACAGGGAAGCGGCATTAAAAAATTATGAGGGAATAACCGTACAATTTAAAATGTCTGGTATGTATTTAACAGTGCAACCGACTGAGGAAGGCTATAAATACCTGGTGTATGATCAGAAACTTCATGAAATTTCAGGAGATGCCTGTGGAAATCCAGAAGATTCTATTCAGAAAGCAATGTATGCCAGCCTGAAAAATGAAGGTTTGGAAGATGTTGAATGTGTAAAAGTTGATGACAGGGAGTTTCGGGATAAGGTAATCAGTCATTCTAAAGAAGTGCTGGCTAGTGGAGATGTTCGATTCACTTCGGAACTTGGCAGATGTGAAACAGCATTGAATGGAATGGGCAGGGCAGAAATTGAATATGAAGTTTTATTTCATGCAAGAGCTGTTCTGGAAGAAATGGGACTGGAAAATGAAGTTACATTAATTGGGGCGAGAATACATGGTTCCAGAAGCAGAGATGACCTGTATCGTGCAGATTCTGATCTTGATGTGGTGCTTTCTTATCGGGGAAATATTCGGGAGGATAGTTTTTTTAACGAATTGAATTCCTATGGTATGGCAATAGCAGGCATTAAAATAGACATTAACCCAATCTCAGAAGAAAGGATTACCCTAGCAGAATATATAAAGGAATCCGAAGCCTATCTTGATCAGCAGGAAATCAAGAAACTCGCAGTGGACTTGGATAATTTTAGTTATGAGTATGATACTTATGAATATAAAGATAGTGTTGAAAATAGGGAAGAACAGGTCGAGAAAATTACAGAGGATATTTTGAACAAGGATACAGCAGGTTTAAAAGACTGGCTGACTGAGGTGTCGGAAGAATCGGATATAGACAGTGATGTAGTCACTGCCCGGTCATTACTGTCACGTCTGGAAAATGCAGAAACACTCTCTGTTTTTACCAGGCAGCCAGAGCAGAAACAGCCAGAAGCCACGATCACTTTTTATGTTGCGGAGTGTATGGAATTTCCTGTTATGGGTGAGTATCATGAGAACCTTACCCTGGAAGAAGCATTACGCATTTATGAAACGATTCCTGCAGATCGCATGAATGGAATAAAAGGTGTTGGATTTGAACTGCATGATGGAAGTGATTATGACGGACCGTATGATCTTATGCGACTGGGAAAAGTTGACCGGGAAGATGTGGATATGATTCAGCATTATAAGGAAAGTCCATTAGTACAAAAAGCAATGGATGATGTGGAAAAATATTTTGCCCAAAAGCAGGAGCTTACGAAAATAGAGGAGAAGCCTATACAAAAAGAAAACGTTCCGCAACCAAAGAGCAGAAAAGAATCCGTTCTTCAGGCACTCAGAGAGCGTCAGGCGAAAATAAAAGAGCAGGAGCAGAATACGTCGAAAGAAAAATCCAAGGCACATAAGAAGGGAGATGTAACATTATGA
- a CDS encoding transposon-transfer assisting family protein, protein MMVRFEEDEYIAVAIFDAGNRIQTMEAMDEIFSYLDEDMKLLIFTTIQKLYYLSDEGYEELQKTVEIYKADLEVDGE, encoded by the coding sequence ATGATGGTAAGGTTTGAGGAAGATGAATATATAGCAGTCGCAATTTTTGATGCAGGAAACCGGATTCAGACAATGGAAGCGATGGATGAGATTTTTTCCTATCTGGACGAAGATATGAAACTGCTGATTTTTACAACGATTCAGAAGCTCTACTATCTTAGCGATGAGGGATATGAAGAACTGCAGAAAACGGTAGAAATCTATAAAGCAGATCTGGAGGTGGATGGAGAATGA
- a CDS encoding YodL domain-containing protein: MSASQFAVYQLKKKPELRNLLFRTYEELAKDQIPVQMENYEQVYLGTMKLGETPEQIKKELEKKQPHNYKGHAVSTSDVLILNDEGVMTTYYVNKDTFIEISDFMKVISSESGGLTKDTVGYEIEGKDGTWEVIDYLLIEGKNYFLMEHEQYGKDVAYVVLDQNGNVLVDGTYNGFDDVVKQKILDSLHPPVQEQTEDYKPKLDNWQKYMENGEYLRSAEITEEANYNMIDGLKNNAAPKDKKNRQKESVLTKLNEKKEEVARRSGQKTMREVMGQDIEHSKK, from the coding sequence ATGAGTGCAAGTCAGTTTGCAGTTTATCAGCTAAAAAAGAAACCGGAATTGAGAAATCTTCTTTTCCGAACCTATGAGGAACTTGCAAAGGATCAGATTCCTGTGCAGATGGAAAATTATGAACAGGTGTATCTGGGAACAATGAAGCTGGGAGAAACACCGGAGCAGATAAAAAAGGAGCTGGAGAAGAAACAGCCGCACAATTATAAAGGTCATGCAGTCAGTACCAGTGATGTGCTGATCCTGAATGATGAGGGGGTCATGACCACTTACTATGTAAACAAAGACACTTTTATAGAGATTTCTGATTTTATGAAAGTCATATCTTCAGAAAGCGGTGGACTTACCAAAGATACAGTTGGATATGAAATAGAGGGAAAAGACGGAACATGGGAAGTAATAGATTATCTGTTGATAGAGGGAAAAAATTATTTTCTTATGGAGCATGAACAATATGGGAAAGATGTTGCGTATGTAGTCTTAGATCAGAACGGGAATGTGCTTGTAGACGGTACTTACAATGGATTTGATGATGTAGTAAAACAGAAGATTCTTGATTCGCTTCATCCGCCAGTGCAGGAGCAGACAGAAGACTATAAACCGAAACTGGATAACTGGCAGAAGTATATGGAGAATGGAGAATACCTGCGAAGTGCGGAAATCACAGAGGAAGCAAATTATAATATGATTGACGGACTTAAGAATAATGCTGCACCAAAAGATAAAAAGAACCGTCAAAAAGAATCTGTCCTTACAAAACTGAATGAGAAAAAGGAAGAAGTTGCAAGACGAAGTGGGCAGAAAACTATGCGGGAAGTGATGGGACAAGACATAGAACATAGTAAAAAGTGA
- a CDS encoding helix-turn-helix domain-containing protein — protein MNRSKDSNQNIAKTILKIRQDNKLSQEQFAEIVGVTRQAVSRWEMGISAPNINTLILMSEKFNIQVDEMLKSRDVDEKNDNKTTPPKKNKNYSITFLLIGILGLISTPFFAEWQQKRNMELFKTAYEHSYDYIFEYPLSIILILALMFIGLGTYFTLKKKRRRLDEKND, from the coding sequence ATGAATAGATCAAAAGATAGTAATCAAAATATTGCAAAGACGATTCTTAAGATAAGGCAGGATAATAAGCTTTCTCAGGAACAATTTGCTGAAATAGTAGGGGTGACAAGACAGGCAGTGTCAAGGTGGGAAATGGGAATTTCTGCACCTAATATTAATACTCTTATTTTAATGAGTGAGAAATTTAATATTCAAGTTGACGAAATGTTAAAATCAAGAGACGTTGATGAAAAAAATGATAATAAAACGACTCCCCCTAAAAAGAATAAAAATTATAGCATTACATTTTTACTTATTGGTATTTTGGGATTAATAAGTACTCCTTTCTTTGCGGAATGGCAACAGAAAAGAAATATGGAACTTTTTAAAACAGCTTATGAGCATTCATATGACTACATTTTTGAATACCCACTATCCATCATTCTAATATTGGCATTGATGTTCATAGGTTTAGGCACATATTTTACTTTAAAGAAAAAAAGGAGGCGATTGGATGAAAAAAATGATTAG
- a CDS encoding PBECR4 domain-containing protein yields the protein MTKYNKQQAISIIIDCAAKYEENLNGYQLLFILKDKHKHISSLEVSFYPYNFLHLTGIKLIDGTTATDFYKRCLNHKLSPEDFSFASDGTTQLKLEILPQLMLKNISAKMVGDFNGCNPKLYTEKLTGGVKACLGFVKTHRAEYVPNTVLNTDIRTVTKISQQVIATYRRKNSTSPYQELVYKAKKIDWDTITFPKEYDYLTKPGKDGA from the coding sequence ATGACAAAATACAACAAACAGCAGGCCATTTCTATCATTATAGATTGTGCTGCCAAATACGAAGAAAATCTCAATGGCTATCAGCTCTTATTTATTTTAAAAGACAAGCATAAACATATTTCTTCTCTGGAAGTAAGTTTTTATCCATATAATTTTCTTCACCTTACAGGCATTAAATTAATTGATGGCACTACTGCTACTGATTTTTACAAGCGCTGTTTAAACCATAAATTAAGTCCTGAAGATTTTTCCTTCGCATCTGATGGAACTACTCAGTTAAAACTTGAAATTCTTCCACAACTTATGCTTAAAAATATATCAGCTAAAATGGTTGGAGATTTTAACGGATGCAATCCAAAATTATATACAGAAAAATTAACTGGTGGCGTAAAAGCCTGCCTTGGCTTTGTAAAAACTCATCGTGCTGAATATGTGCCAAATACAGTACTGAATACAGATATTCGCACAGTTACTAAAATTTCACAGCAGGTAATCGCTACATATCGTCGAAAAAATTCAACTTCCCCTTATCAGGAATTAGTTTATAAGGCCAAAAAAATCGACTGGGATACCATTACCTTTCCGAAAGAATATGACTATCTCACCAAGCCAGGAAAAGATGGCGCATAA
- a CDS encoding relaxase/mobilization nuclease domain-containing protein → MAILKHIASKNADYGEAERYLIFQHDEYTQKPILDDNGNMLLREEYYLDGINCDPFTFDAECRETNAFFHKNQSFNEIKSHHYIISFDPKDQEEHGLTGEQAQKLGVEYARENFPGHQALVCTHTDGHNGSGNIHVHIVINSVRKYDTEPQPYIEFDRDSKSGYKHHLSDRYRIYLKQKVMDMCHSNGLNQVDLLTSAERKISEKEYWAKRRGQKNLDEHNTELKKKGLTPRQTTFQTEKQYLRDAIDTVSSQATSQEEFSRLLSDRYNITFKVSRGRYSYLHPNRQKYITGRNLGTLYEENHLLQVFQDNSSRQHAEKSHSTDRPVTDFSEKSKSSASIQTDETTHSFLFIKSDLRLVTDLQHCIKAQQSQAYAQKVKLSNLKMMAQTVAYVQEHGFQSKEDLDTALSNASAQSTDAKNTLKSTDDSLKSINEQIHYTGQYLANKSIYFDYRKSRNKEKFYEDHRAELTLYESALRVLKEKAQGKKLPTLKMLREEKSRLTELQTVQRDEFNSRREYERELRTVCSNVDIILNHPHIQESLHETSQEHSCFR, encoded by the coding sequence ATGGCAATCCTGAAACATATTGCAAGCAAGAATGCCGACTATGGAGAAGCTGAACGCTATCTGATTTTCCAACATGATGAATATACGCAAAAACCAATTCTTGATGATAATGGGAATATGCTTCTTCGTGAAGAATATTATCTGGATGGTATAAACTGTGATCCGTTTACATTTGATGCGGAATGTCGGGAAACTAACGCTTTCTTTCATAAAAATCAATCTTTTAATGAGATTAAGTCGCATCACTACATCATCAGCTTTGATCCTAAAGATCAGGAAGAACATGGTCTGACCGGAGAGCAGGCACAGAAACTTGGCGTGGAATATGCCAGAGAGAATTTTCCCGGGCACCAAGCTCTTGTCTGCACCCACACTGATGGACATAATGGCAGTGGAAATATTCATGTACATATTGTAATCAACAGTGTGCGAAAGTATGATACCGAGCCACAGCCCTATATAGAATTTGACCGGGATTCAAAATCTGGATACAAACATCATCTTTCTGACAGATACCGAATTTACTTAAAACAAAAAGTTATGGATATGTGTCATTCCAATGGACTAAACCAAGTAGATCTTCTGACATCTGCGGAAAGAAAAATATCCGAAAAAGAATACTGGGCAAAACGCAGAGGTCAAAAAAATCTCGATGAACACAATACAGAACTGAAAAAGAAAGGACTTACTCCAAGACAGACAACATTTCAAACGGAAAAGCAATACCTTCGTGATGCGATTGATACGGTTTCTTCACAGGCAACATCACAAGAAGAATTTTCCAGATTGCTGTCTGATAGATATAATATTACATTTAAAGTCAGTCGTGGCAGATACAGCTACCTGCATCCTAATCGTCAAAAATACATCACCGGAAGAAATCTTGGAACGCTTTATGAAGAAAATCATCTTCTGCAGGTATTCCAGGATAACTCCAGCAGGCAACACGCAGAAAAATCACATTCTACTGACAGACCAGTTACAGATTTTTCAGAAAAGTCAAAATCGTCAGCTTCTATCCAAACTGACGAAACTACACACTCTTTCCTTTTTATAAAATCTGATTTACGACTTGTAACAGATTTACAGCACTGTATCAAGGCACAGCAAAGTCAGGCATACGCACAAAAAGTAAAGCTGTCTAATCTTAAGATGATGGCTCAGACAGTTGCCTATGTACAGGAACATGGTTTCCAGAGCAAGGAAGATTTAGATACTGCCCTTTCCAATGCCTCCGCCCAAAGCACTGATGCCAAAAATACTCTGAAATCCACAGATGACTCTTTAAAAAGTATAAATGAACAGATTCATTACACCGGACAGTACCTTGCCAATAAATCCATCTATTTCGATTACCGAAAAAGTCGAAATAAAGAAAAATTTTATGAAGATCACCGGGCAGAACTCACCCTTTATGAGTCTGCTCTCCGAGTACTCAAAGAAAAAGCACAGGGCAAAAAACTCCCTACTCTGAAAATGTTGCGTGAGGAAAAGAGTCGTTTAACAGAATTGCAGACAGTACAGCGAGATGAATTTAACTCCCGGCGTGAATATGAACGTGAACTTCGTACAGTATGCTCCAATGTGGATATCATTCTTAATCACCCACATATACAGGAATCTCTGCACGAAACGTCACAAGAACATTCTTGTTTCCGTTAA
- a CDS encoding plasmid mobilization protein, whose product MARPKKDKNLRHTRHIMLRLTNTEYEIIAENAKATSLPLAEYVRKQITNKKVIVKYEIVADLPELKKLIAEFGKIGSNLNQIARYFNTGGLHSQEMRNEIKKSISEIYKLKYEVIKLAGDFTTVNANNRNNTGEN is encoded by the coding sequence ATGGCACGACCAAAGAAAGATAAAAACTTACGGCATACTCGTCATATCATGCTCCGTCTCACCAATACTGAATATGAAATAATTGCAGAAAACGCAAAAGCAACAAGTCTCCCGTTAGCAGAGTATGTCCGTAAACAGATAACAAATAAAAAAGTAATTGTGAAATATGAAATTGTGGCAGATTTACCGGAGTTAAAAAAATTAATTGCTGAATTTGGAAAGATTGGTAGCAATCTGAACCAGATAGCTCGTTACTTTAATACTGGTGGACTCCATTCTCAGGAAATGCGCAACGAAATCAAAAAGAGCATTTCTGAAATTTATAAATTAAAATATGAAGTAATAAAACTGGCTGGAGATTTTACCACTGTCAATGCAAATAATAGAAATAACACAGGAGAAAACTGA